Proteins encoded together in one Balearica regulorum gibbericeps isolate bBalReg1 chromosome 3, bBalReg1.pri, whole genome shotgun sequence window:
- the H3-3A gene encoding histone H3.3, producing the protein MARTKQTARKSTGGKAPRKQLATKAARKSAPSTGGVKKPHRYRPGTVALREIRRYQKSTELLIRKLPFQRLVREIAQDFKTDLRFQSAAIGALQEASEAYLVGLFEDTNLCAIHAKRVTIMPKDIQLARRIRGERA; encoded by the exons ATGGCCCGTACCAAGCAGACCGCCCGCAAGTCCACCGGCGGCAAGGCGCCCCGCAAGCAGCTCGCCACCAAAGCCGCCCGCAAGAGCGCGCCCTCTACTGGCGGGGTGAAGAAGCCGCACCGCTACAG gccGGGTACCGTGGCTCTCCGTGAAATCAGGCGCTATCAAAAGTCTACCGAACTTCTGATCCGCAAACTTCCCTTCCAGCGCCTGGTGCGTGAAATTGCTCAGGACTTCAAAACAGATCTGCGCTTCCAGAGCGCTGCCATCGGTGCTTTGCAG GAGGCAAGTGAAGCCTACTTGGTTGGCCTGTTTGAAGATACCAACCTGTGTGCTATCCATGCCAAACGTGTCACAATCATGCCAAAAGATATCCAGCTAGCACGCCGCATACGTGGAGAGCGTGCCTAA